A part of Amycolatopsis camponoti genomic DNA contains:
- a CDS encoding MATE family efflux transporter, with the protein MNVEETERIPAKRVLGLAVPALGVLAAEPLYVLVDTAVVGHLGALPLAGLALGGVVLAQVSSQLTFLSYGTTSRTARLHGAGRRADAVREGVQATWLAVFVGLFVLVAGQLLAWPIARVLSGSDEVAAAAVSWIRIALFGAPLILVTMAGNGWMRGVQDSAKPLRYVLAGNGISAVLCPVLVYGAGLGLEGSAIANVVAQVISAALFFAALVREKVGLRPDFKVMRAQLGLGRDLVLRSLAFQACFVSAAAVAARTSTEAVGAHQVVLQLWTFLALVLDSVAIAAQSLVGAALGANAARQARGVASQITGYGLLLGCFLCVLFAALSWVLPHAFTSDPGVLAEIPHAWWFFVALQPIAGVVFALDGVLLGAGDAAFLRNATLGSAALGFLPLIWASLGFGWGLTGIWTGLSLFMVLRLAFVLARWRSGNWAITGAVRPA; encoded by the coding sequence GTGAACGTGGAGGAGACGGAGCGGATCCCGGCGAAGCGCGTGCTCGGCCTGGCCGTGCCCGCGCTGGGGGTGCTGGCGGCCGAGCCGTTGTACGTGCTGGTCGACACCGCGGTGGTCGGCCACCTGGGCGCGCTGCCGCTGGCCGGGCTCGCGCTCGGCGGCGTCGTGCTGGCCCAGGTGTCGAGCCAGCTGACGTTCCTGTCGTACGGCACGACGTCGCGCACGGCCCGGCTGCACGGGGCCGGCCGCCGGGCCGACGCGGTCCGCGAGGGCGTGCAGGCGACGTGGCTCGCGGTGTTCGTCGGGCTGTTCGTGCTGGTCGCCGGGCAGCTGCTGGCCTGGCCGATCGCGCGGGTGCTCTCGGGCAGCGACGAGGTCGCGGCCGCGGCGGTGTCGTGGATCCGGATCGCGCTGTTCGGGGCGCCGCTGATCCTGGTCACCATGGCCGGCAACGGCTGGATGCGCGGGGTCCAGGATTCCGCGAAGCCGTTGCGGTACGTCCTGGCGGGCAACGGGATCTCGGCCGTGCTCTGCCCGGTGCTCGTCTACGGGGCCGGGCTGGGGCTGGAGGGTTCGGCGATCGCGAACGTCGTCGCGCAGGTGATCTCGGCGGCGCTGTTCTTCGCGGCGCTGGTGCGCGAGAAGGTCGGCCTGCGGCCGGACTTCAAGGTGATGCGCGCGCAGCTCGGCCTCGGCCGCGACCTGGTGCTGCGCAGCCTGGCGTTCCAGGCGTGCTTCGTCTCGGCGGCCGCCGTCGCGGCCCGGACGTCGACCGAGGCGGTGGGCGCGCACCAGGTGGTGCTGCAGCTGTGGACGTTCCTGGCGCTGGTGCTGGACTCGGTGGCGATCGCGGCGCAGTCCCTGGTGGGGGCGGCGCTGGGCGCGAACGCGGCCCGGCAGGCGCGCGGGGTCGCGTCGCAGATCACCGGGTACGGGCTGCTGCTGGGGTGCTTCCTGTGCGTGCTGTTCGCGGCGCTGTCGTGGGTGCTGCCGCACGCGTTCACGTCCGACCCGGGCGTGCTGGCGGAGATCCCGCACGCGTGGTGGTTCTTCGTGGCGCTACAGCCGATCGCGGGGGTGGTGTTCGCGCTGGACGGCGTCCTGCTGGGCGCGGGTGACGCGGCATTCCTCCGCAACGCGACCCTCGGCAGCGCGGCGCTGGGTTTCCTGCCCCTGATCTGGGCGTCACTGGGCTTCGGCTGGGGCCTGACGGGCATCTGGACCGGCCTGTCCCTCTTCATGGTCCTCCGCCTGGCCTTTGTCCTGGCCCGCTGGCGCTCCGGAAACTGGGCGATAACCGGCGCAGTCCGCCCGGCTTGA